The Eleutherodactylus coqui strain aEleCoq1 chromosome 6, aEleCoq1.hap1, whole genome shotgun sequence genome window below encodes:
- the LOC136633558 gene encoding olfactory receptor 10A3-like, with amino-acid sequence MDKGNRTTMEFIFISFSNVPELQYLLFTSFLCIYSISVAAHMFIIVVYNLSSNLHTPMYFFLANFSFLEECYISTITPNMLKNLLSNHKTITFYGCAVQMYCFLLLGSTECYLLAAMAYDRYNAICHPLLYNVIMSRNACLKLIVYSWLIGLMVAIIQTSLTFSLPFCGPNKINHFYCDIPPVMALACSDTQFNEIVTFLIVLLLIVGAFLLTIVSYTQIIWTIIKHHSAAGMKKAFSTCTSHLIVVTIFYGSGSIMYLRPKSTYGTDMDKFISLMYTVIAPLINPFIYSLRNNDVKYAVRKMIHNIKIG; translated from the coding sequence ATGGATAAAGGAAACCGTACAACAATGGAATTTATTTTTATATCATTTTCCAATGTTCCGGAATTGCAGTATCTCCTATTTACTTCATTTCTTTGTATCTATAGTATATCTGTAGCCGCGCATATGTTTATAATTGTCGTCTATAACCTCAGTTCAAACCTTCATACCCCTATGTACTTTTTTCTCGCCAACTTCTCATTTTTAGAAGAATGTTACATCTCAACGATTACACCCAACATGTTAAAAAATCTTCTATCAAATCATAAAACCATCACTTTCTATGGCTGTGCCGTGCAAATGTACTGTTTTTTGCTATTGGGATCTACAGAGTGCTATTTACTGGCAGCCATGGCTTATGACCGATATAATGCCATATGTCACCCATTATTATATAACGTGATTATGAGTAGAAATGCTTGTCTTAAGCTTATCGTGTACTCATGGCTCATTGGTTTGATGGTTGCCATAATACAGACGTCTCTTACATTCTCCTTACCTTTTTGCGGACCCAATAAAATCAACCATTTCTACTGTGACATTCCACCCGTAATGGCCTTGGCATGCAGTGACACACAGTTTAATGAAATTGTCACTTTTTTAATTGTCCTACTTCTAATTGTAGGTGCTTTCCTATTAACAATTGTTTCATATACACAGATCATATGGACAATTATAAAGCACCATTCtgcagcagggatgaagaaaGCTTTCTCCACCTGCACCTCTCACCTCATAGTGGTGACTATTTTTTATGGATCTGGTAGTATAATGTATTTGAGGCCTAAGTCGACTTATGGTACAGATATGGACAAGTTTATATCACTCATGTATACTGTTATTGCACCATTGATAAATCCTTTTATTTACAGTTTAAGAAATAATGATGTGAAATATGCTGTAAGAAAAATGATACACAACATAAAAATAGGCTAg